The Haloarchaeobius sp. HME9146 DNA segment GAGGATACCCGGTTCGAGCGGTGTCTCGGGCGGGAGCGGTTCGAACACGCCCTGGTTCGACTGCACCGCCTCCAGCGCCGCCCGGTGATTCCGGTGGTCGTTCAACACCAGTGCCCCCGCCGTGGTGACGGCGTAGCCCTCCGTCGTCCGTCGGATCCACCCGGCCTCTGAAAGTTCGCGGACCCCCCGGTTGACTGTCGACCGGGAGACACCAAGGCTGTCGGTCAGGTCACGAACGTGCGCCGGTCCCTCCTCGATACGCTCCAGAAATCGATACCGGCGGTCGAGGAGTTCGAGTGCATCCCCCACGTCGTCATCCTGCATACCACACGCTAACTACCTGCACGTTCAAATATGTATACCAGAAAACATCCCGTGCGGTGTCACGCGATGACATCGAGTGTCAGGCGGTGAGTTAAATCTACATCGTGATGAATAGACCGTAGAGGCCGACAGTGTCTGCCCCGTTGGGGGGAATGGGGGACAGTCTGGTCGGCGGCGGTGTAACCGTCTTTGGAGCCGGCAGGCGTACCCTGTCTGGCGACAGGGGTCGGCCTCGACATCGACCGAGTCCGGGGGCGCGTGCATTGGAAAGGTATGCACCCACGGACCCTTCTCAGAGACGCTCCAGTATTCCACAGGCTCGAGTGTTCCGCAGCAGTGTATCCCGAGCGTCGCCCACGGTACCAGCGAAACGACGCCATTGATGGGATAGGTACCGGGAAACCGGCCAGGTCTCACCAGCCCGGCGCCCTTCCGTATCGCGACATGTGGTTTACAACTCGTGCATGTTGCCTATCTGAACGCACACGAATCGTCACTCATCATCCTCGAACACTTCAGACAGCCGCTCTCGCATGTGTTCACGGCGAAGCGAGCGGACACGCGCATCCGAGAGGTAGTTCTGGAGCACGACCTCGGCGCTCGAGCTGCCTTGCTCGGCCGCGATATCGTCCAGTCCCTCGACCACGACCTCCAGCGACGAGGAGTAGGCGTCATACCAGAAGCGTCGCCCCATCTGTGGCACCGGATTCTCCCCATCGACGGCGTCGATACCGGCTTCGTCGGCGAGATCGGTGAACCAGTTCCAGACGGTCCAGCGGCTGACGTGGTCCCGGCCGGCAGTGGGTGACGGGAACAGGTAGCCACGCCAGTCTTCACGGTCAGCGAACCGCGCGAACCGACGTTTCACCGGGTCGAGACCGTACAGGAGCGACACCTGCCCAGGACCGTTCTTTCGCTCCTCGAAGCGGAGACGGGGCACGTCCTCGTCGAACACGAAGTTCGACCGGTGGAGCCTGGCGACCTCGCCCGACCGCAACCCCCACGCACAGAGCGCGAGCACGAGCAGTTCGTCCCGCTCACTGCTGGCGGTTTCGTACAGTCTCCGCACCTGTCCGTCGTCGAGATGGGGCGGGTCGGCGTCGGGCTCGCGCCAGTCGTACTCCTCGTCGAGCCCGGCTGCAGGGTTCGTGCGTGCTCGTTTCCGGCGCACGAGGTGGGCGTACCAGTTCTCGACGACCCCGTGGATACGCCGTTTCGTCCGCCCCGAGTCCAGTTCCTCGTGCAGACGGTCGAAGGCTGCCCAGCACTCGTCGATAGCCTCGTGAACCGGCATCTCGGCGTCTCTGGCGACCGGAGACAGGAGGGCCGCGTGGCCGTTGGCGTCCCGGTACGCCCGGACGTACCGGTCGAGCCGGTAGCGGAGCGTGTCGAGCGAGGACTCCGCGAGCCCCTTTCGGGTCCGTCGCGAGTCCAGAAACCCGGCCAGGGCGTCGACAGTCCGGTCGTCGTCGGTCGACCAGTCGTATCCCGCGTCGGGCGATTCGCAGCCGAGGTCGGCTGCCCAGAAGTCCCCGAAAGTCCGGTCGTGGTACGTCCGAAGGGCATAGAGGAGCGTCCCGAATCCGTGCTCGCGGAGCCAATCGTGCGTCGGTTTCTCGGTCTCGGGGTCGAGGCCGTCGGCCCGGAGTTCGGGCGCGACGACGTCCCAGTAGCGTTGGACGGTCTCGTCGATTTCGAGCGTAGTCCAGGAGACCGACTCCACGTCTCCCGCCGTCGACTCGGTCACAGGAGACCACCAGAGTGCCTGTCTCGACGGGTCGCGGCCCCTGCATCGAGGTTTCGACTCATCTGTCGGGCGTTCGTCGGCGGTCCGTGTAAATTCACGGGAGCGGGCGCGATTCGGAAGGAGAGTATGCAGACGAGTGTGCAAGCGTTTCACCGGCGAATCCGGACGTGGAGAGCCGATAAATCATACTCCGCTATACAGAGATTTCTGTATCCCCGCAGCAGCACAGTGCCGGAGGTTCGCACCGCGAGACAATCCTTATACGTCGGCGACCTGTACTGCTTCAGATGAGCGACGTATTTGTGGGTAGTTTGATGTCTTCACCCGTACACACTGTCGATGCCGAGACCTCCATCCGGGAGGCCGGACAGCTCCTGCTCGACAACGGAATCGGCTCGGCCATCGTCGTCGACGACGACGGCAAACTGGAGGGAATCCTCACGTCGACCGACTTCGTCCGTGTCGTCGCACACGGCGACGAGGAGTCGGCCCAGACCGTCGGCAGTTCGATGACCACGGACGTCATCACGACCACGGTGAACGAGTCCATCCGAACCGCGGCAGACGTGATGCTCGAACACGGCTTCCACCACCTGCCCGTGGTAGACGACGAGAACGCGGTCATCGGCGTGGTCACGACCACCGACCTGACCGCGTACCTGTCGACGACCGAGGGGCCTGACTCGCTGTAACCGCCCCAGGAATCCCATCGAAGGTGCCACAGGAGACCGTCCCGAGACTCCCGGTGACTCTTCACCGGACCAGTAGCCTTAATCGACCGGTGCTGTACTATCGACCCAATGACAGACCGCTGGCTCTACTCGTGGGCGCTCGGCTCGGTCGCCTTCGGGGGCGCGTCTCTCCTGATACCGCTTTACATCGTCCAGCTGGGTGCATCACCAGTCGAACTGGGCGTGCTCGCGGCGACCGCCGCCGTCATCGGTGCACCAGGAGCGATCCTGTTCGGGAAGCTGGCGAACCGCGTCGGGCATCGCAGGCCGCTGGTGCTGTCGACGCTTTCCATCGTTGCACTCGCACTCGCGGTGGTTCCCCTCGTGACGAGTATCGCGGCAGTCATCGTCGCCAACGCGGCGCTCTGGCTGTTCGTCGCGTCCATCGCGCCGGTCGTGACCATGCTCGTGGTGGACGACTCGCCAGAATCGGCGTGGAGTGAACGCATCGGCCAGCTGAACAAGTACCAGGGCTACGGCTGGGCCGGTGGGCTCGTTCTCGGGACGGTCTGGCCCTTCGTCGGCGCGCAACTGGTCGGTGCAACCGCAGTCACGCGCGTCCTGTTCTGGCTCCTCGCCGCGTGTGCCGCCGCGAGTGTCCTCGGGGCGGCACGGTCGCTGCCCCGGCCGACCGAGGAAGACCACGTCACGAGCGACCGTGAGGTCCGGAAGGTCGCACGACTCTTGTCGAGTTCGCGCCGCGGCATCAAGGGTGCGACCTTCGCGTTCTCGCCGAACCGGCTGTACTGGACGATGCAGTCGTTCCATCCGCAGCGACTCCGCGGTCGGCTGAACCCGGCGCTGGTGACCTACCTCGCGGCTGCCGTCTTCTTCTTCACCGGCTCGGCCGCGTTCTGGGCGCCGCTCCCGCTCTTCTTCACGGAGTTGAACTTCGACTCCGGACAGGTGTTCGCACTGTATCTCGCGTCGAGTCTCGGATCGGCCGTCCTCTACGAGCGCGCTGGACAGTTCGCTGGGAAACTCGACATCCGACTGCTCCAGTCTGGGGCACTCGCGGCCCGCGGACTGCTCTTTCCGGCCGTCGCCCTCATCACCGGCATCGGCGGCGTCACGTACGGTCTCGGTGTTTCGGGGGTCGGCCTCGCCGCCATCGGTGCGACGTGGGCCTTCATCGCCGTCGTCGGGACGGCCATCGTCACCCGGCTCGCACCGCCGGCGATACGCGGCGAGATTCTGGGTGTGCACACCGCCCTCGGGGCAGTCTCAGGCGGTATCGGGGGTGTTCTCGGTGGCTGGGCGGCGACCGTGGGCTACCTGTTCGCCTTCGGCGTCGCGGGTGGGTTGGTGCTGCTGGGAGCCGGGCTGGTTGTGTCGCTGCGGGCGCTCTCGGGCGGAGAGGACGCAACGAGAACGCCCGACAACGCTGCCGGCGACCGCCCGGATGCCGTCGCCGTTCCGGCGAGTGAGAGAGAACACAGGTCGGTCGATGCGGAGTGAGGGACCCAGGGCCCCAGACCTGTCAATTTCCCAGACATTTGAAACTCGCTGACGGCTGCTACCCGGTCGTGACCGATTCGTGCCCTGTCTGCAACACGGACGTGGCGTGCTGTGATACGGACCGTCTCTCGTCCGGTCAGCGGGAATCCGACGGCTTGACCCAGCACTCCTCGAACCCGAGGGCGCTCCGAGAACCGTCGTCACCCGTCCCCGCGAAGGATTTAACTCCGGGCGAGGTGATTGTTTCCCATCATGACTCACACTGGTGGTCTGACTATCCTCGTCCCGTTCGACGTCTCGGGAGAAGGTCTCCCCGCTCTGGATGTCCTCGACCACCTCGGTACCGTCGAGGTCGTACTCCTCGGGTACTTTCCGGTTCCGGACCAGGCAGAGCCGGCACTGCTCAGGGACCAGCACGGCACTGCGGCTGCGGACCGGTTAGCCGCAGTAGCCGGGGAGTATGACACGCTCGACGAAGTGCTCGTTTTCACGCACGGCCGCGATGCCACCATCGACCGAATCGCCGACGAGTACGACTGCAACGCGGTATTGACACCCGGGCGTTCGGAGACCGTCGACCGCGTCCTCGTCCCCCTTCGCGGGGACGTGAACCTCGACCGGATTCTCAGGGTCGTCGCCGACCTGTTGCTGGCGGGGGACGAGACTGCCACGTTGTTCCACTCCGTCTCGGAGGACGCCGACCCGAGCCAGGGGGAACTCCTTCTGCTGGGTGCCGTCGACCGCCTGGTCGAGTACGGGGTCGACCGCGACCGCGTTGACTGGCGGCTTGCAGAGGACGGTGACCCGCAGACGGAGATCGTCGACCTGAGTCGGGAGTACGACCTCGTCGTCCTCGGCGAGACCGAGCCATCGCTCCGGGAGCGGATCATCGGAGACGTGCTCTCGGGAATCGTCGACGCCATCGAAGCCCCAGCACTCATCGTGAGGGACGTCGAGTGACTCTCCGGACCGGGCACACGGGGGCGGACAGATGAGCGCCGACGGGGGTGAACTCGAGCGGACGCTCGGCTTCGTCGAGGCGATGACGCTCGGCGGCGGGACGATGATCGGTGCGGGGATATTCATCCTCCCCGGTATCGCTGCCGAGACCGCCGGTCCCGCGAGCTCGATATCCTACGCCATCGCCGGATTCGTCGCGTTGCTCGCGGCCCTCTCACTCTCGGAGCTAGCGACCGGGATGCCCATCGCAGGTGGGAGCTACCACTACGTCAACCGTGCACTCGGCGGGCTCTTCGGGGCTGTCGTCGGCTGGGGGATGTGGACCGGGCTGATGTTCGCGAGCGCGTTCTACATGATCGGGTTCGGACAATACCTCGTCGAGCCGATTCCGTTTCTCGACGGACGGGGCTTCATCGTCGGGCTGGGGCTCGTCGGGTTGGTCTTGCTTCTCGGGGTCAACTACTACGGGACCGAGGAGTCGAGCGCGTTCCAGAACGTCACCATCGGGACCGAGACCGCCATCATCCTCGTCTTCGTCGCCGTCGGCGTCTTCTTCATCGATACGGGGAACCTCGAGCCGTTCGCCCCCTTCGGGCCCGGTGGTGTCGTCGCCACGACCGGCATCGTGTTCATCTCGTTCCTCGGGTTCGAGATAATCGCCACTGTCGCGGGCGAGATCAAGAACCCGAGTCGGATCATCCCCCTGTCGATGATCCTCTCGGTAGTGCTGGTGACGATTCTCTACGTCCTCGTCATGCTCGTCAGCACTGGGGTGATACCCTTCGAGTCGCTCGGCGACTCCCCCATCCCTGTCTCGGACGTGGCCGTCGTCTACCTGGGTCCGGCGGGGGTGATCGCGATCGTCTTTGCCGCCATCATCGCAGCGATATCGAGTTCTAACTCCTCCATCCTCGCTGCCTCGCGAGTCATCTACGCCATGGGCCGGGACGGTGTCGTGACCGACTGGTTCAACGTGAGCCACCCCCGGTACTACACGCCCCACCGGGCCATCGCGGCCACTGGTGGCGTGACGGCGTTGCTCATCCTCGTCGGCCTCGAAGTGGAGACGATCATCGCGCTGCTCGCAGAGGCGGCGAGCTTCAGTTTCCTCGTCGCCTACTCGCTCGTCCACGTCTCGCTCGTCGTCTTCCGGAAAGCCGACCCGGACGGCTACGACCCCTCGTTCAAGCTGCCTCGACCGCTCTACCCGGTCGTCCCTGTGCTCGGCGTGATACTGTCGCTCCTCGTCGTCTCGCAGATGGCGACTGTCGTCGTCATCATCGGATCGGGAATCGTTGTCTTCGGAGCCATCTGGTACGTCACCTACACCCGGGGGCGCGTCGTGAGCGAGGGGCTTTTGCGCGAGGTGCTCCGCGGGGAGCCGGCCGAGCCGTTCCGCGTGGTCGTCCCGGTGGCGAATCCGGCGACACAGCACGGGCTGCTCCGCCTCGCGGCGGCGAGCGCACGCGCCAACGCGGACCGGGGGACGCCCGAACTCGTCGCGGTCAACGTCACGCCGGTCGCACAGCCCTCGCCGCTCCAGAACGTCGAGGCGGACCGTGCGGAACACCAACGTGAACTCCTCGAGAACGCCCAGGACATCGCGAGCGCGATGGACGTCACCCTCCGGACCAGGGCGATTGTTGCCCCCGATGTCGGCGAGGCGATTCTCGAGGTGCTCGAGGACGAGGAAGCCGACGAGGCACTCCTCGGCTGGGACGGGACGCTGGAGCACGACGGGCACGTCTTCGGCACGGCGGTCGACACGGTTGTCCGGAACGCCCGCTGTGACGTCTCGCTCGTCGACATCAAACACGAGACCATCGGGACACCGGTCGCGCTCGTCGCACCGGGACCGAACGCACCGGTCGTCGCGCATCAGGCGGTCGAGTTCGCAACCGTCGACGGGACCGTCCCGACCCTGCTGAACGTCCAGTCCCCCGGCGCTGGGGACGACTCGGATGCCGAAGCGCGGGGTCGAGCGGTCGTGGCCGACGCCGCCGAGGCGGCGGGGCTCGACCCCGGCGAGTACGACGTCCGGGTCGTCGTCGACGACGACATCGGACGGGCGGTCGTCGAGGCGGCCAGCGAGTACGACACCGTCTGTGTCGGGCTCTCGAACCGGCCCGAGCAATCGCGGATACCCTTCGGGACAGTCACGGAACGCGTCGTGAACGATGTCCAGGGCAACATCGCCCTGATACGCGGGTCGTGAGCGACTCGACTACTCCGCTTCTTCCTCGTCCGCCATCCAGCGCTGGCCGTACGAGCGATACCCGTCGAACTCGCCCTGGGTTATCTCGCGCTCGATCTCCTCGCGCGTCTCGCTGTCGAGTCTGACGAGGTGACACACGGGGTGGCCCGGGAGCGCGACGGGGTTCTCCAGCACGCCGACGATGAGGCCGGTGAACGGTGCCTCGATGACGTGCTCTTCCTCCTTGAAGTGGTCCGAGACGGTGCAGATGGTGTCGCCCTCGTGGACGAGCGGGTTCGGCCCCCACTTCATCTCGACGAGGCCGCCGGTGTCGGCCCGGAGCCAGCGCTTCTCCTCCTCGGGCCCCATGACCTTCCGCCACAGCGGCTCCTCGACGGTTCCCTCGGGATAGACCTCGTACTCGGCGAGGACGCTCTCGACGCCGGCCAGCGCCTTGTCGATGAGTGCGGGCTGGAAGCGGTGTGCCTTCCCCATCTCGACGGTGAGCGTGGGGATGCCGTTCCGGGACGCGACCGCCCGGAGCGAACTCTCGTCGCCCTCACCGGAGAGGATGACGTTCGTGCCGAACGCCTCCGCGAGGCGCTCGACCTCCGGACGCTCGATGTCGGCGCGGGCGTGATACATCGTGGTGCGGTTCCGGGTCGAGGTGTGGAAGTCCAGCCCGAGGTCGCACTGGCTCACGAATCGCTTGTAGACCTGGTGGGCGATGCGCTCTGCGGTCGTCGAGCGCTCCCGGCCGGGGAACGACCGGTTGAGGTCCTGGTCGTAGATGGGGAGATACCGCTGCTGGGCCTGGTAGCCGGGGACGTTCACGACGTGGAGGAGTACCAGTGTGCCGTGGATGTCGCTCGGGGAGTACCGGTCGGCGACCTCCTGGAGGACCTTCACCCCGTTGAGTTCGTCACCGTGGATAGCCGCGGTCATGAACACGCGCGGGCCGGGGTGTTTGCCGTTGATGATGGTGACGGGAATCTCGACGGAGTCACCGAGATAGGTTTCGCTCACCTCGTAGCGGAACTGCTTCTTCTCACCGGGGTCGACTTCGGAATCGTAGCGGAAGGGGCGGACCTGTTCGTTGGACATACCGGTATTTCAGCGGGGCGATAGGAAAACGTTCGTGTTGGGGCCATCCCTTTTGTGTGTCCTCTCGGTAGCGAGAGGCATGCCCACGAGCGAGTTCGACTCCGGCGGACACGCTGGTGCCCGCGACCCCAGACGGGGGCGGCGAACCCGAGCGCTTCCAGTATTCGCTCGTGGCCCTTCGAGCCGTCGAGACATCTCGTCGGTCGGTGGCTGTACCCGGGGTGGAAAGGTACTGATTCCGATAACTAAACACAGGCGTTGAATGGGCTGTCGGCTACGGGCCGGTCACACGTCGTCGGTTTCGAATCCATCGACGCCCGCGAACTCGAAGCGCGCCCCACCCATCTCGCTCTCGCTCACGGTGACGTCCCAGCCGTGGGCACCCGCGATGCTCTTCACGATGGCGAGGCCGAATCCCGTCCCATCCGGGTCACCCGTGTACCCGTAGTCGAAGACCTTCGCTCGGTCCGCCGGTGGAATCCCGGGACCGTCGTCCTCGACGAAGAAGTACTCGGGCGTCTCGCCGACGTGAACGGTCACCGTCTGCCCGCCGTGATCGACCGCGTTGCGGAACAGGTTCTCGAACAGGGTCTGGACGCGTTCGGCGTCGCCCTCTATCGAATCCGTGTCTGGGTCGACGTCGAGGGTGG contains these protein-coding regions:
- a CDS encoding CBS domain-containing protein — its product is MSDVFVGSLMSSPVHTVDAETSIREAGQLLLDNGIGSAIVVDDDGKLEGILTSTDFVRVVAHGDEESAQTVGSSMTTDVITTTVNESIRTAADVMLEHGFHHLPVVDDENAVIGVVTTTDLTAYLSTTEGPDSL
- a CDS encoding universal stress protein; the protein is MTHTGGLTILVPFDVSGEGLPALDVLDHLGTVEVVLLGYFPVPDQAEPALLRDQHGTAAADRLAAVAGEYDTLDEVLVFTHGRDATIDRIADEYDCNAVLTPGRSETVDRVLVPLRGDVNLDRILRVVADLLLAGDETATLFHSVSEDADPSQGELLLLGAVDRLVEYGVDRDRVDWRLAEDGDPQTEIVDLSREYDLVVLGETEPSLRERIIGDVLSGIVDAIEAPALIVRDVE
- a CDS encoding amino acid permease — encoded protein: MSADGGELERTLGFVEAMTLGGGTMIGAGIFILPGIAAETAGPASSISYAIAGFVALLAALSLSELATGMPIAGGSYHYVNRALGGLFGAVVGWGMWTGLMFASAFYMIGFGQYLVEPIPFLDGRGFIVGLGLVGLVLLLGVNYYGTEESSAFQNVTIGTETAIILVFVAVGVFFIDTGNLEPFAPFGPGGVVATTGIVFISFLGFEIIATVAGEIKNPSRIIPLSMILSVVLVTILYVLVMLVSTGVIPFESLGDSPIPVSDVAVVYLGPAGVIAIVFAAIIAAISSSNSSILAASRVIYAMGRDGVVTDWFNVSHPRYYTPHRAIAATGGVTALLILVGLEVETIIALLAEAASFSFLVAYSLVHVSLVVFRKADPDGYDPSFKLPRPLYPVVPVLGVILSLLVVSQMATVVVIIGSGIVVFGAIWYVTYTRGRVVSEGLLREVLRGEPAEPFRVVVPVANPATQHGLLRLAAASARANADRGTPELVAVNVTPVAQPSPLQNVEADRAEHQRELLENAQDIASAMDVTLRTRAIVAPDVGEAILEVLEDEEADEALLGWDGTLEHDGHVFGTAVDTVVRNARCDVSLVDIKHETIGTPVALVAPGPNAPVVAHQAVEFATVDGTVPTLLNVQSPGAGDDSDAEARGRAVVADAAEAAGLDPGEYDVRVVVDDDIGRAVVEAASEYDTVCVGLSNRPEQSRIPFGTVTERVVNDVQGNIALIRGS
- a CDS encoding MFS transporter; this translates as MTDRWLYSWALGSVAFGGASLLIPLYIVQLGASPVELGVLAATAAVIGAPGAILFGKLANRVGHRRPLVLSTLSIVALALAVVPLVTSIAAVIVANAALWLFVASIAPVVTMLVVDDSPESAWSERIGQLNKYQGYGWAGGLVLGTVWPFVGAQLVGATAVTRVLFWLLAACAAASVLGAARSLPRPTEEDHVTSDREVRKVARLLSSSRRGIKGATFAFSPNRLYWTMQSFHPQRLRGRLNPALVTYLAAAVFFFTGSAAFWAPLPLFFTELNFDSGQVFALYLASSLGSAVLYERAGQFAGKLDIRLLQSGALAARGLLFPAVALITGIGGVTYGLGVSGVGLAAIGATWAFIAVVGTAIVTRLAPPAIRGEILGVHTALGAVSGGIGGVLGGWAATVGYLFAFGVAGGLVLLGAGLVVSLRALSGGEDATRTPDNAAGDRPDAVAVPASEREHRSVDAE
- a CDS encoding succinylglutamate desuccinylase/aspartoacylase family protein is translated as MSNEQVRPFRYDSEVDPGEKKQFRYEVSETYLGDSVEIPVTIINGKHPGPRVFMTAAIHGDELNGVKVLQEVADRYSPSDIHGTLVLLHVVNVPGYQAQQRYLPIYDQDLNRSFPGRERSTTAERIAHQVYKRFVSQCDLGLDFHTSTRNRTTMYHARADIERPEVERLAEAFGTNVILSGEGDESSLRAVASRNGIPTLTVEMGKAHRFQPALIDKALAGVESVLAEYEVYPEGTVEEPLWRKVMGPEEEKRWLRADTGGLVEMKWGPNPLVHEGDTICTVSDHFKEEEHVIEAPFTGLIVGVLENPVALPGHPVCHLVRLDSETREEIEREITQGEFDGYRSYGQRWMADEEEAE
- a CDS encoding site-specific integrase — encoded protein: MTESTAGDVESVSWTTLEIDETVQRYWDVVAPELRADGLDPETEKPTHDWLREHGFGTLLYALRTYHDRTFGDFWAADLGCESPDAGYDWSTDDDRTVDALAGFLDSRRTRKGLAESSLDTLRYRLDRYVRAYRDANGHAALLSPVARDAEMPVHEAIDECWAAFDRLHEELDSGRTKRRIHGVVENWYAHLVRRKRARTNPAAGLDEEYDWREPDADPPHLDDGQVRRLYETASSERDELLVLALCAWGLRSGEVARLHRSNFVFDEDVPRLRFEERKNGPGQVSLLYGLDPVKRRFARFADREDWRGYLFPSPTAGRDHVSRWTVWNWFTDLADEAGIDAVDGENPVPQMGRRFWYDAYSSSLEVVVEGLDDIAAEQGSSSAEVVLQNYLSDARVRSLRREHMRERLSEVFEDDE